The Methylomusa anaerophila genome has a segment encoding these proteins:
- a CDS encoding CHAT domain-containing protein: protein MVRIVLIVIALYCWLTVQPAAAAAGAGDTGQLKARVEAQIAAQGENNPDVLAAMLELIAGYWQQGRHGESLPWSEKALRLSRNLFGEKHAFTLSCMSGLATDYRSLGRYSEALALDERLLVLRQEVLGDKHPDTLAAMSNLASDYRRLGRYEDALTLDETTVNLKTAVLGAKHPETLTGMNNLAADYRKLGRFQEAMPVDKQALATRTEILGEKHPATLASLNNLASDYYAMGWYGDAAPLQEKALRLSAETLGDKHPDFLACLANLALTYHKMGRYAEALALEEKSVKLRAEVLGEQHPETLISLNNMAADFYIQGRNNEAAAYLQKLVDGVEELRRSGDLSPENRQAFFAQWIQSYKNFALLALEQKDQTKAFHLAELTKARTLLELTANRLADASGVLSPDESARLDDYQVRITRYNDLLANVLDKAVERARLETEKNDLLREYGQYRASLMDKYPKYRQLNEVNIMEAAAAQRLVPPQTVMISYVQTSDNKVIAFVLDSAAGLKGVSLGEIPQLDQMAATFREVLATRDINQLRENGKYLWRLADGSYILTDSPLKPAESAEPLKDNKQLYAYVSQTAKYLGDKLLAPVAADIQGKRQWLISPDGTLNLLPFETLFLNDRQVVLDHDVSYIQSLSMLALLKQRGEEARWEQFSGKDLFAMGAAYYQGPGSALNGNTRVRGGSLQDLRSSEPELDALAGLFSSARCAVYKKGAATEAKLLELNKSKELARYRYLLFSVHGYFDAAQPDMNSIVLGQKDLAPGTDGFVTVTKWPGYSLNSDLVYLSACETGRGKFVPGEGVLGLTYVLYVAGNKNTVATLWKTLDDDSAVEFSKSFFAKLMTGQDQVRALNETKREFISGGRYSLPVYWAPFVLYGI from the coding sequence ATGGTTCGGATTGTCCTGATTGTCATCGCGCTGTACTGCTGGCTGACGGTTCAGCCGGCTGCTGCCGCAGCCGGAGCCGGCGACACAGGGCAGCTAAAGGCGCGCGTGGAAGCGCAAATTGCCGCGCAGGGAGAGAATAACCCGGATGTATTGGCAGCCATGCTGGAATTGATAGCCGGTTATTGGCAGCAAGGGCGGCATGGGGAGTCGCTGCCCTGGTCGGAAAAGGCTCTGCGCTTGAGTCGGAATTTATTTGGGGAAAAACACGCTTTTACGCTAAGCTGCATGAGCGGGTTGGCTACCGACTACCGCAGTCTGGGCCGATATTCCGAAGCGCTGGCTCTGGATGAGAGGTTGCTGGTTTTGCGGCAGGAAGTATTGGGTGACAAGCATCCGGATACCTTGGCGGCCATGAGCAATTTGGCCAGCGACTACCGCCGCCTGGGCCGGTATGAGGATGCCCTTACGCTGGATGAAACAACTGTGAACCTGAAAACCGCCGTACTGGGAGCCAAACATCCGGAAACGCTGACCGGGATGAACAATCTGGCGGCCGATTATCGCAAGCTGGGCCGGTTTCAAGAAGCCATGCCTGTCGATAAACAGGCGCTGGCCACCCGCACGGAAATTCTGGGGGAAAAACATCCGGCGACTCTAGCCAGCTTAAACAACCTGGCAAGTGACTACTATGCCATGGGGTGGTATGGTGATGCGGCACCTTTGCAGGAAAAAGCCCTCAGGCTGAGTGCGGAAACATTGGGCGATAAGCATCCCGATTTCTTGGCTTGTCTGGCCAACCTGGCGCTCACATACCACAAAATGGGCCGCTATGCGGAAGCCTTGGCTTTGGAAGAAAAATCCGTGAAACTGCGGGCCGAGGTATTAGGGGAACAACACCCGGAAACCTTGATCAGCCTAAATAATATGGCGGCTGATTTTTATATTCAGGGACGCAATAACGAAGCGGCAGCCTATTTGCAGAAGTTAGTCGACGGGGTGGAAGAATTGCGGCGCAGCGGCGATCTGTCGCCGGAAAACCGGCAAGCTTTCTTCGCCCAATGGATACAATCTTACAAAAATTTTGCCCTGCTGGCCCTGGAGCAGAAAGATCAGACCAAAGCCTTTCACTTGGCGGAATTGACCAAGGCCCGGACGTTGCTGGAATTAACAGCCAACCGCCTGGCCGACGCCAGCGGCGTTCTGAGCCCGGATGAGTCAGCGCGTTTGGATGATTATCAGGTCCGCATCACCCGGTATAACGACTTGTTGGCCAATGTTCTGGATAAGGCCGTAGAACGAGCTCGCCTGGAAACCGAGAAAAACGACCTGCTGCGGGAATACGGACAATATCGGGCCAGTCTTATGGATAAATATCCCAAATACCGCCAACTCAATGAAGTCAACATTATGGAAGCGGCGGCCGCTCAAAGGCTGGTGCCGCCGCAAACCGTCATGATCAGCTATGTGCAGACCAGCGACAACAAAGTTATTGCCTTTGTATTGGATTCGGCTGCAGGCCTGAAAGGGGTGTCCCTGGGGGAAATTCCGCAATTGGATCAAATGGCGGCTACTTTCCGGGAGGTTTTGGCTACCCGGGATATCAACCAATTGCGGGAAAATGGCAAATATCTTTGGCGCCTGGCCGATGGGAGTTATATACTGACCGACAGCCCGCTCAAACCGGCGGAAAGCGCTGAACCGCTCAAAGACAACAAACAGCTGTACGCCTATGTCAGTCAGACTGCCAAGTATCTTGGCGACAAATTGTTAGCTCCCGTTGCCGCCGATATTCAGGGAAAACGGCAGTGGCTGATTTCGCCCGACGGCACTCTGAACCTGCTGCCGTTTGAAACTTTGTTCCTAAATGACCGGCAGGTGGTGCTTGACCATGACGTTAGTTATATCCAGTCCCTGTCTATGCTGGCTCTGCTGAAACAGCGCGGCGAAGAGGCAAGATGGGAGCAGTTTTCCGGCAAGGATCTATTTGCCATGGGGGCGGCTTATTACCAGGGACCCGGCAGTGCTTTGAACGGCAATACCCGTGTCCGGGGCGGATCTTTGCAGGATCTGCGTTCATCGGAGCCGGAACTGGACGCGCTGGCCGGACTTTTCAGCAGCGCTCGCTGCGCGGTCTATAAAAAAGGTGCGGCGACGGAGGCCAAACTGCTGGAACTTAACAAGAGCAAAGAACTTGCCCGGTATCGATATCTGCTCTTTTCCGTACACGGCTATTTTGACGCCGCCCAGCCGGATATGAATTCCATCGTGCTGGGACAGAAAGACTTGGCGCCCGGCACCGACGGCTTTGTAACAGTGACCAAGTGGCCGGGATATAGTCTGAACAGCGATTTGGTATACCTGTCCGCCTGTGAGACGGGGCGCGGCAAATTTGTTCCGGGGGAAGGCGTTCTTGGTCTTACCTATGTTCTCTATGTGGCAGGAAACAAGAATACAGTAGCAACTTTGTGGAAAACACTGGATGACGACAGCGCCGTTGAATTCAGCAAAAGCTTTTTCGCCAAATTGATGACCGGTCAGGATCAAGTCAGGGCATTGAACGAAACCAAGCGGGAATTTATCAGCGGCGGCCGTTACAGCTTGCCGGTATACTGGGCGCCTTTCGTTCTTTACGGCATATAA
- the ftcD gene encoding glutamate formimidoyltransferase, translating to MAKLVECVPNFSEGIRQEVIDALAAAVRSVPGVILLDYSADPNHNRSVFTLMGTPAEAGEAAFLAAKKAVELIDLTKHRGEHPRMGAVDVIPFVPVSNITMEECVALSRQVAQKIAAELGIPAILYEESASAPHRKNLADIRRGEFEGLADKLKQPQWQPDYGQPVAHPTAGAVAVGARMPLVAYNINLNTSDLNIANSIAKIIREKSGGLKYVKSIGVMLEERNIAQVSINMTNYEQTPLYRVFELVKVEARRYGVSILGSEIVGLAPMNALVDSARYYLQLENFDAGKQVLENCLLPGNSDE from the coding sequence ATGGCGAAATTGGTTGAATGCGTTCCCAACTTCAGCGAAGGCATACGGCAAGAGGTAATAGACGCACTGGCGGCCGCTGTCCGCTCCGTACCCGGCGTTATCCTGCTGGATTACTCGGCCGATCCCAATCATAACCGCAGTGTTTTCACCCTCATGGGTACGCCGGCTGAAGCAGGGGAGGCAGCTTTTTTGGCAGCCAAAAAGGCCGTTGAGTTGATTGACTTGACTAAGCACAGAGGGGAACACCCCCGTATGGGCGCTGTGGACGTAATCCCGTTTGTGCCGGTTAGCAATATTACCATGGAGGAATGTGTGGCCCTTTCCCGCCAGGTAGCCCAGAAAATTGCCGCTGAGCTGGGTATTCCCGCCATTCTTTATGAAGAATCAGCCTCTGCCCCCCATAGAAAAAATCTGGCCGATATCCGGCGGGGAGAGTTTGAGGGCTTGGCCGATAAACTTAAGCAGCCCCAATGGCAGCCGGACTACGGTCAACCTGTGGCCCACCCCACCGCCGGCGCGGTAGCCGTTGGCGCCCGCATGCCTTTGGTTGCCTACAATATTAATCTTAATACTTCTGATTTAAATATCGCTAATTCCATTGCCAAGATCATCCGGGAAAAGAGCGGCGGACTTAAATATGTCAAATCCATTGGCGTTATGCTGGAAGAACGCAATATCGCCCAGGTATCCATTAATATGACCAACTATGAACAAACTCCCCTTTACCGGGTATTTGAACTGGTCAAAGTGGAAGCGCGGCGTTACGGGGTCAGCATTCTCGGCAGCGAGATTGTGGGTCTTGCCCCGATGAACGCTTTGGTGGATTCAGCCCGGTATTACCTCCAATTGGAGAACTTCGACGCCGGGAAACAAGTACTGGAGAACTGCCTGCTGCCCGGAAACAGTGATGAATAG
- a CDS encoding tRNA threonylcarbamoyladenosine dehydratase encodes MLHEFSRTELLIGAEALKKLAASKIAIFGIGGVGTFAAEGLVRSGVGKFVLIDDDCICLTNINRQLHATRKTVGKPKVEAMRDRILDINPKAEVTTFQKFYLPETAAEIISADYDYIVDAIDTVTGKIDLVVKAKERNIPIISAMGAGNKLDPTRFEVADIFSTSVCPLAKVMRKELRERGVTSLKVVYSREEPVKPVESEETSCAMSCICPQGTTRKCTSRRQIPGSVVFVTSVAGLIIAGEVVKDIISRPHY; translated from the coding sequence ATGCTTCACGAATTTTCGCGAACTGAGTTGTTAATCGGCGCCGAGGCGCTAAAAAAGCTGGCAGCCAGCAAGATAGCCATATTCGGGATTGGCGGTGTAGGGACTTTCGCAGCCGAAGGATTGGTCCGGTCCGGCGTTGGAAAGTTTGTCTTAATTGATGATGATTGTATTTGCCTCACCAATATCAACCGGCAGCTGCATGCAACCCGCAAAACTGTCGGTAAACCGAAAGTCGAGGCTATGCGCGACAGAATTCTGGACATTAACCCTAAGGCGGAAGTGACGACATTTCAGAAATTTTACCTGCCGGAAACGGCGGCAGAGATAATTAGCGCTGATTATGACTACATCGTGGATGCCATTGATACGGTAACCGGCAAAATCGACCTGGTGGTAAAAGCCAAGGAAAGAAATATTCCCATCATCAGCGCTATGGGCGCCGGGAATAAATTAGATCCGACCCGGTTTGAAGTAGCCGATATTTTCAGCACTTCCGTTTGCCCCCTCGCCAAGGTTATGCGCAAGGAATTACGGGAGCGGGGGGTCACTTCCCTCAAAGTGGTATACTCCCGGGAGGAACCGGTTAAGCCGGTAGAGAGTGAGGAAACCAGCTGCGCAATGAGCTGCATCTGTCCCCAGGGCACTACCCGGAAATGCACTTCCCGGCGGCAAATACCGGGCAGTGTTGTTTTTGTCACGTCGGTTGCCGGGTTGATTATCGCCGGTGAAGTTGTTAAAGATATAATATCTAGACCACACTATTGA
- the nrdD gene encoding anaerobic ribonucleoside-triphosphate reductase, translating into MMIGGIRIAAQEGITEQEIRDILHEEKALWQAKGRRLGEVSLTLDGDEIIVKATERSPIKRIRRITGYLSTSDRFNDAKQAELSQRIAHS; encoded by the coding sequence ATGATGATCGGCGGAATTCGCATTGCAGCGCAGGAAGGTATCACCGAACAGGAAATCAGGGATATTTTGCATGAGGAAAAAGCCCTTTGGCAGGCCAAGGGCAGGCGGCTTGGAGAAGTAAGCCTGACGCTTGACGGTGATGAGATCATAGTGAAGGCGACAGAGCGGTCGCCGATAAAACGCATCCGGCGGATTACCGGCTACTTATCCACATCAGACCGGTTTAATGATGCCAAACAAGCGGAACTTTCACAGCGTATTGCCCACTCATAA
- a CDS encoding RidA family protein, with protein sequence MEKEVVSTAAAPAAIGPYSQAIKLANLVFTSGQIPLDPATGTMIAGGIEEQARRVMENIKAVLEAGGSSFAKVVKTTCFLKDMNDFAKFNTVYQEYFGSDGAPARSCVAVAELPKGALCEVEAIAYID encoded by the coding sequence TTGGAAAAAGAAGTTGTAAGCACAGCGGCCGCACCGGCGGCCATTGGTCCATATTCTCAGGCCATTAAGCTGGCTAATCTGGTATTCACATCAGGGCAAATTCCCCTTGACCCTGCAACCGGGACCATGATTGCCGGCGGCATCGAAGAACAGGCCCGGCGGGTAATGGAAAACATTAAGGCCGTTCTGGAAGCCGGCGGCTCATCTTTCGCCAAGGTGGTTAAGACTACGTGCTTCTTGAAAGACATGAACGACTTTGCAAAATTCAATACGGTATATCAGGAATATTTCGGTTCTGATGGCGCTCCGGCCCGTTCCTGCGTAGCCGTAGCCGAGCTGCCGAAAGGCGCGCTTTGCGAAGTTGAGGCAATTGCTTACATTGACTGA
- a CDS encoding urocanate hydratase: MLTSNRDVSQSMTIKLDSQLPPMLEFAAGVRRAPNRGFRLTQAQTEVALKNALRYVPAELHAVLAAEFLQELVAYGRVYAYRYRPAGRIYGKPVSEYRGRCLEGQAFQVMIDNNLDFDIALYPYELVTYGETGQVCQNWLQYRLIKKYLEVMTDRQTLVVESGHPLGLFPSRPDAPRVIITNALMIGMFDNQDNWEIAEQMGVANYGQMTAGGWMYIGPQGIVHGTFNTLLTAGRKKLGVPGDGDLKGKLFVSSGLGGMSGAQPKAVEIANGIGIIAEVDYSRIQTRYDQGWVGKISGNLTEIFQLADEHKKNGQSISIAYHGNIVDLLAYAVKNNLPIDLLSDQTSCHAAYDGGYCPQGITFDERTRLLAGDREQFKGLVNKSLRRHFELIKTLTERGTYFFDYGNSFMKAVYDAGVREISKNGIDEKDGFIFPSYVEDIMGPELFDYGYGPFRWVCLSGREEDLIKTDRAAMACINPDRRGQDRDNYIWIRDAQKNKLVVGTKARILYQDAEGRQNIALKFNAMVKSGEIGPVMLGRDHHDVSGTDSPFRETANIKDGSNVMADMAAQCFAGNAARGMSLVALHNGGGVGIGKAVNGGFGLVLDGSPRVDDIIKSAMLWDVMGGVARRSWARNPNSITTCIQFNKAYAASAHITLPYIPEEDLIKKLVNQVFSNP, translated from the coding sequence ATGTTAACCAGCAATAGGGATGTATCCCAGTCCATGACTATAAAGCTTGACAGCCAGCTGCCGCCAATGCTGGAATTCGCTGCCGGCGTAAGACGCGCTCCCAATCGGGGATTTCGCTTGACCCAGGCCCAAACGGAAGTGGCGCTGAAAAACGCCCTGCGTTATGTGCCGGCCGAACTGCATGCCGTGTTGGCAGCGGAGTTTTTACAGGAACTTGTTGCCTATGGGCGGGTTTACGCCTACCGGTACCGGCCGGCAGGCAGAATATACGGCAAACCCGTTAGCGAATACCGGGGCCGGTGCCTGGAAGGCCAAGCCTTCCAGGTGATGATTGACAATAATCTGGATTTCGACATTGCCCTTTATCCCTATGAACTGGTTACCTATGGGGAAACCGGCCAGGTATGCCAAAACTGGCTGCAGTACCGCTTGATCAAAAAATACCTGGAAGTCATGACCGACAGGCAGACCCTGGTGGTTGAATCCGGCCATCCCCTGGGATTGTTTCCCTCCCGGCCGGACGCTCCCAGAGTCATTATTACCAATGCATTAATGATCGGCATGTTTGACAACCAGGACAACTGGGAAATCGCCGAACAAATGGGAGTTGCCAACTACGGGCAGATGACTGCCGGCGGCTGGATGTATATTGGCCCCCAAGGAATTGTGCATGGCACTTTTAACACTCTCCTCACAGCAGGCCGGAAAAAACTTGGCGTACCCGGTGACGGCGACCTGAAAGGCAAGCTGTTCGTAAGTTCGGGACTTGGCGGCATGAGCGGCGCTCAGCCCAAAGCCGTCGAAATCGCCAACGGCATCGGCATTATTGCCGAAGTGGATTATTCCCGCATCCAAACCCGCTACGATCAGGGGTGGGTGGGTAAAATCAGCGGCAATCTGACTGAGATTTTCCAGTTGGCGGATGAACACAAGAAAAACGGCCAATCCATTTCCATTGCCTATCACGGCAATATTGTGGATCTGTTGGCGTACGCCGTCAAAAACAATCTCCCTATCGATTTGCTGTCGGATCAGACTTCCTGCCATGCGGCTTATGACGGCGGCTATTGTCCGCAGGGGATTACCTTTGACGAAAGAACCCGGCTGCTAGCCGGCGACCGGGAGCAATTCAAAGGACTTGTCAACAAAAGCTTGCGCCGGCATTTTGAGCTGATTAAAACCTTGACAGAGCGGGGAACCTATTTCTTTGACTATGGAAACTCATTTATGAAAGCAGTATATGATGCCGGTGTCCGGGAAATATCCAAAAATGGCATTGATGAAAAAGACGGCTTTATTTTTCCTTCATATGTGGAGGATATTATGGGGCCGGAACTCTTTGACTACGGCTACGGACCTTTCCGGTGGGTATGTCTCAGCGGCCGGGAGGAGGACCTCATCAAAACCGACCGGGCGGCTATGGCCTGCATCAACCCTGACCGCAGGGGCCAAGACCGGGATAACTACATCTGGATCCGGGACGCGCAAAAGAACAAGCTGGTTGTCGGCACCAAGGCCAGAATCCTGTACCAGGACGCTGAAGGACGGCAAAACATCGCCCTTAAGTTTAACGCCATGGTTAAAAGCGGCGAAATCGGCCCGGTAATGCTGGGCCGGGACCATCATGACGTAAGCGGAACCGATTCCCCTTTCCGGGAAACAGCCAATATTAAAGACGGCAGCAACGTCATGGCTGACATGGCCGCCCAATGCTTTGCCGGCAACGCCGCCCGCGGCATGAGCCTTGTCGCCCTCCATAACGGCGGGGGAGTGGGTATCGGCAAAGCCGTCAACGGCGGCTTCGGCCTGGTTCTTGACGGCAGCCCCCGCGTAGATGACATTATCAAATCAGCAATGCTATGGGACGTAATGGGCGGAGTGGCCCGTCGCTCCTGGGCACGCAATCCCAACTCCATCACAACCTGCATACAATTCAATAAAGCCTACGCAGCCTCAGCCCATATCACCCTACCTTACATCCCGGAGGAAGATCTTATAAAAAAACTAGTTAATCAAGTCTTCTCTAATCCATAG
- the hutI gene encoding imidazolonepropionase, giving the protein MKTVVKNIGLLATPLGNKARRGKEQGRISLVPNTYIVACDGYIAAVGGSNATFAGAVDDATRIIDAQGALVTPGLVDCHTHLVFSGWRQRELPLKLQGLSYLDILRQGGGILYTVNRTRQATLAQLMESGRRSLDIMLAHGTTTCEVKSGYGLNLEDEIKSLRAIGELNKIHPLDLVPTFMGAHAIPNEYRHRKSDYVKLICEAMIPAVAGQNLAEFCDVFCEDGVFTVDESRAILECGARHGLLPKIHADEITASGGAGLAGELQAVSAEHLIHADDKGLVMMAQNGTIAVLLPGTSFYLGESFARAGKMIELNLPVAVATDFNPGSCPTESLQLPMNIACLKYRLTPAEVLTAVTLNAAAAIHRADAIGSIEPGKQADLVIWNAADLEYIFYHWGINLVRSVVKRGKPVSLAKI; this is encoded by the coding sequence ATGAAAACGGTTGTCAAAAATATCGGCCTGTTAGCCACTCCCCTCGGCAATAAGGCCCGCAGGGGAAAAGAGCAGGGGCGGATATCCCTTGTGCCCAACACCTATATTGTTGCCTGCGACGGATATATCGCAGCGGTGGGCGGCAGCAACGCAACTTTTGCAGGCGCTGTTGATGACGCCACCCGGATCATTGACGCCCAGGGGGCGTTAGTGACTCCCGGTCTGGTAGATTGCCATACCCATCTGGTTTTTTCCGGCTGGCGGCAGCGGGAACTGCCGCTGAAGCTGCAGGGACTAAGCTATTTGGATATCCTGCGGCAAGGCGGCGGCATACTCTATACTGTAAACCGGACGCGGCAGGCGACACTGGCCCAATTGATGGAAAGCGGCCGCCGGTCTTTGGATATTATGCTGGCGCACGGGACCACCACCTGCGAGGTGAAAAGCGGCTACGGCTTAAACCTGGAGGATGAAATCAAATCTTTGCGGGCTATCGGTGAACTGAATAAAATTCACCCGCTCGACCTGGTTCCCACCTTCATGGGGGCTCATGCCATACCGAACGAATACCGGCACCGCAAGTCCGACTATGTGAAACTTATCTGCGAGGCAATGATTCCGGCAGTAGCCGGACAAAATCTGGCCGAGTTTTGCGATGTATTCTGTGAAGATGGCGTGTTTACCGTCGACGAGTCCCGGGCAATATTAGAATGCGGCGCCAGGCATGGCTTGCTGCCTAAAATTCACGCCGATGAGATCACTGCGTCGGGGGGCGCCGGTCTCGCCGGCGAATTACAGGCTGTTTCCGCCGAACATTTAATCCACGCCGATGATAAAGGACTCGTCATGATGGCCCAAAATGGAACCATCGCCGTTCTTCTGCCGGGAACGTCATTTTATCTGGGAGAAAGCTTCGCCAGGGCCGGAAAAATGATCGAACTCAACCTGCCGGTAGCAGTAGCGACCGATTTTAATCCCGGTTCCTGCCCCACCGAGTCTTTACAGCTGCCGATGAACATTGCCTGCCTCAAATACAGGTTAACCCCGGCCGAGGTTTTAACGGCGGTTACCCTGAACGCCGCCGCCGCCATCCACCGGGCTGACGCCATAGGCAGCATTGAACCGGGCAAACAGGCCGACCTGGTAATCTGGAATGCCGCCGACCTGGAATACATTTTCTAT
- the bfr gene encoding bacterioferritin has product MKGDPKIIDTLNALLADELSAINQYIVHAEMAADWGYQKLHNHFEKRAIDEMKHAEKLIGRILFLEGQPIVSKLTDIHIGAEVPQQLEYDHDAEEKTIKNYNAAIKQAGELNDFATREILEQILNDEDKHIDDIEALQDQISHITLPLFLNAQL; this is encoded by the coding sequence ATGAAGGGAGATCCGAAAATAATTGACACACTAAACGCACTGCTTGCGGATGAATTGAGCGCAATTAATCAGTATATCGTACACGCCGAAATGGCTGCAGACTGGGGTTACCAAAAACTGCACAACCATTTTGAAAAACGGGCCATTGATGAAATGAAACACGCGGAAAAACTGATTGGCAGAATCTTGTTTTTGGAAGGACAACCCATTGTTTCAAAACTGACGGACATACATATCGGCGCGGAAGTGCCGCAACAGCTTGAGTATGACCACGACGCGGAAGAAAAAACTATCAAGAATTACAACGCCGCTATTAAGCAGGCGGGCGAGTTGAATGACTTCGCTACCCGTGAGATTCTTGAGCAGATTCTTAACGATGAAGACAAGCATATTGACGATATTGAAGCCCTGCAAGACCAAATTTCTCACATAACTCTGCCTTTATTCTTAAATGCTCAGTTATAA
- a CDS encoding surface lipoprotein assembly modifier, with amino-acid sequence MNRIRASQMIILTVLLMLFCGTGSAAVPVTEGDGAEAQQLARYEALTIAKQAVRLMEAQKFAEAYTMLKQQYSQHDDDNNLNFLLGQCATALGKPAEAIDYYKKILVVTPDLPRVRLELGRAFAAAGQYAAARVEFQSVLATKPPAVVAEHVKAFLEQMDSQKKLQIRASLGYLYDSNVNAGPDDIIYYNGWTIDNRKRSDHAITTGLFLDYFDQVGPKQAWQTGFSYYRTGYVNMTTQSWDETNLLIGPVFKQGKETISIPAVARFSEIGGQRDSFSWGIAPQLQYELAKDRILTVSTGVMHRRYYSTAERTGNAYSVNVAERWLFGNAGFLELGVGHTRETAEADQFASSYNTVRLTHYRQLPKGYAFVLQPSFTWYGYQGTDPYSEMILQQPAGRRDRQSSLLINFIKTVGDWNYILGCTLTANHSNMDIYRYDRTQLQFQVFRNY; translated from the coding sequence ATGAATCGAATACGGGCATCACAAATGATAATATTGACTGTGCTGCTCATGCTTTTCTGCGGGACAGGCAGTGCAGCCGTCCCGGTTACGGAAGGCGACGGGGCAGAGGCACAACAATTGGCCCGGTATGAAGCGCTGACAATTGCCAAACAAGCCGTCAGGCTAATGGAAGCCCAAAAATTTGCTGAAGCTTATACCATGCTGAAACAGCAGTATTCACAGCACGACGACGACAACAACCTGAATTTTTTATTGGGACAATGCGCTACCGCCTTAGGCAAACCGGCGGAAGCCATCGATTACTATAAGAAAATTCTGGTGGTGACGCCGGATCTTCCCCGAGTCCGGCTGGAGTTGGGCCGGGCTTTCGCCGCCGCCGGTCAGTACGCCGCCGCCAGGGTTGAATTTCAATCGGTGTTGGCTACAAAACCGCCGGCAGTAGTGGCGGAACACGTGAAGGCTTTCCTCGAACAGATGGACAGCCAAAAGAAACTGCAAATCAGAGCCTCCCTCGGTTATCTTTATGACAGCAATGTCAATGCGGGACCGGATGACATCATATATTACAACGGCTGGACAATAGATAACCGGAAACGTTCCGACCACGCTATTACCACCGGCCTGTTTTTGGATTATTTTGACCAAGTAGGACCGAAGCAGGCCTGGCAGACAGGATTTTCCTACTATCGCACGGGTTATGTAAATATGACGACTCAAAGTTGGGACGAGACCAACCTGCTCATAGGTCCGGTTTTCAAGCAGGGTAAAGAGACGATATCCATTCCCGCCGTAGCCAGATTTTCCGAAATCGGCGGTCAGCGGGACAGTTTTTCCTGGGGGATTGCGCCCCAACTGCAGTATGAACTGGCTAAAGACAGGATATTAACCGTTTCAACGGGGGTGATGCACCGGCGGTACTATTCAACTGCCGAACGCACAGGCAATGCTTACTCGGTAAATGTCGCCGAACGATGGTTGTTCGGCAATGCCGGCTTTTTGGAATTAGGCGTGGGTCATACTCGGGAAACGGCTGAAGCCGATCAATTTGCCAGCAGTTATAATACTGTGCGGCTTACTCATTATCGTCAATTGCCAAAAGGCTACGCTTTTGTTCTCCAACCAAGTTTCACCTGGTATGGATACCAGGGAACAGATCCCTACAGCGAAATGATCTTGCAGCAACCTGCCGGCCGCCGCGATCGTCAGAGCAGTTTGCTCATCAATTTTATCAAAACAGTCGGCGACTGGAATTATATATTGGGTTGCACGTTAACAGCCAATCATTCGAACATGGATATTTACCGCTATGACCGGACTCAACTCCAGTTTCAGGTATTTCGAAATTATTAG